The Nocardia vinacea genome contains the following window.
GTGCCCTTCGCCGAGACGGTCATGTTGCGGGCGCGCAGATCCTCGAGCACGACCAGACAGTGCTCGGATGCCAACTCGTGCGCTACCTGGTTGTTGAAGTCGGCCCGCCGGTCCCGCTCCCGCCTGCGGATCTCCCGCAAAGCGGCGATCGTCTTCCGCCGGTTCGCGGACCCTTTCTTCTGACGAGATAGCCTGCGCTGCAACCGGCGATACCGCTCGGCTTCGCCCGCCGTCGTGAACGCTCGGTCGAACATCGCACCATCCGAGCAGGCCACCGCTACAGCAACACCGCGATCCACACCCACCGCCGTGGTAGACGGATGCTGTGTCGCTGTCTGAACGCCGTCGTCGACGAGGAACGACACATACCAGTGCCGCCCGTCGCGGCTGACGGTGGCTGAGCGGACACTGCCGCCCAGGGCACGAGACCACCGGAACCGAACCCAACCGAGCTTCGGCAGCTTACACCGCCCCCACTTACGGCCAAGGCGCTCCACGACGATCTTGCCACCCTCGGGAAACCGAAACGACGGACACCAACGCCGACCCGACCGCCACCGCACACGAAACGTGCCATGCGTCTTACATGCCTTCTCCAAGTCCATCAGCGTTTGCTGAAGGCAATGTCCCGGAGCCTGTTTCAGCCACTCGTGCTCGGTCTTGGCGTCGGCGAGTTCCCTCGCCTGCTGCTGGTAGCCGACCCAGGCATCACGCCGCCGGTACTCACGCCGCTGCTCGAGCGCGGTGTTCCACACCGCCCGACACGCCGCTCCGGTTTCCTCCGCAAGCGCAGCCTGCTCTGAGGTGAACGCCACCCGATACCTACGTCCGGTCAGCATCGCCTCACCGGAGCTTCCGATGCTCGACAGAACGCTTGATCACCCCGAGCCGAACCCCACCAACCGTCGCAACGAAATACGAGTTCGCCGACAGGCGCGCCGATGACGCTGCGCCAGCACTCCAGGCACAAGACGACGTGAAACGCGCACGGGCACACAACATTCGAGTTGCTGCGAACCGTCACGGACACCCTGAAAGTTATACCGCGACTCGCCAAAAATCGCAAATATGTTCGAAACTGGGCCGAGTGGGCTGACGGATCGATGCGGAGGTGTACGCGGGCATGGCCGCAGCATCGGCCAGCGCCTGGGCCGCATCCTCGACACCCTCGAGCAACTCAGCGAACTCGATAACGCCATCGTCCTGTTTCACCTCGGACAACGGCGACACCGCGTCCCGAACTGCGCGATCAGGTGCAGCTCGTCGGCATGTCACCGTGGACCGGTATTTCCGTCGGTGTCGATGCCCGCGGCCCGGTCTCCTGGGAGCTGCGCGAGCGTCGCGGCACCTTCCGCTACACCGGCGACCTGCGCGCGATCACCTACACCCCGGGCCCGATCCAGGTGCCACAGCAGACCATCGAGGCGGTGGAACGCGAGGCGGAGTTCGTCGCCGAATGAACCGGATGCGCGGGCGGTGCGGATTTCCGGCGGCATCGCCCGTCCGATACCGTTGACCAGGGACAACACCCCACTCCGCCCGACCGAAGGATGCACCTGATGGACGACAGTTCACTGATCTGGGACGACGGTGCGCTGGTCACCATCGACCAGCGCGAACTGCCGCACGAGGTGCGCGAGCTGCGGCTCAGCACGGTCGAGCAGGTGATCGACGCCATCAAGACGCTGGCCATCCGCGGTGCGCCCGCGATCGGCATCGCCGGTGCGTTCGGCGTGGTCATCGCCACCGCCGCGCACACCACCGACGGTGTCGTGGACGTGGCGCGGGCCGAGGCGGATGCCGCGCGAATCGCGGAAGCCCGGCCCACGGCGGTCAATCTAGCCTGGGCGGTGCGGCGGGTGCTGACCAAGGTGCCGCTCGGTGCCGATGAGGTACTC
Protein-coding sequences here:
- a CDS encoding transposase; amino-acid sequence: MLTGRRYRVAFTSEQAALAEETGAACRAVWNTALEQRREYRRRDAWVGYQQQARELADAKTEHEWLKQAPGHCLQQTLMDLEKACKTHGTFRVRWRSGRRWCPSFRFPEGGKIVVERLGRKWGRCKLPKLGWVRFRWSRALGGSVRSATVSRDGRHWYVSFLVDDGVQTATQHPSTTAVGVDRGVAVAVACSDGAMFDRAFTTAGEAERYRRLQRRLSRQKKGSANRRKTIAALREIRRRERDRRADFNNQVAHELASEHCLVVLEDLRARNMTVSAKGTAAEPGKNVRQKAGLNKAILAKGWHQFELALRNVARYTGTRIVKIPAAFTSQTCSRCLHVDSGSRESQARFRCTMCGYRENSDVNAAKNILAAGRAVTACGDLGVSRSAKQEPTAA